Proteins from one Triticum aestivum cultivar Chinese Spring chromosome 7A, IWGSC CS RefSeq v2.1, whole genome shotgun sequence genomic window:
- the LOC123152949 gene encoding probable indole-3-pyruvate monooxygenase YUCCA10 — translation MENVVVLIVGVGPAGLATAACLSQFSIPYVIVERESCNASLWHNRAYDRLKLHLAKEFCELPHMSYPLDAPTYIPKTLFVKYLDDYVERFNIQPKYLTSVESSTFDNDEKCWSIVAHDMAKSTIVRFTSKFLVVASGENSAENIPMIPGLQSFPGDVIHSSSYKSGKNYSGMNALVVGSGNSGMEIAYDLAAHGANTSVVIRSPIHVMTKELIRLGMTLARRLPLNLVDKLLVMAANLIFGDLSRYGIRRPKMGPMIVKSKTGRSAVIDVGTVGLIKKGIIKVQGSISKMMGDIVEFQCSKKISFDVIVFATGYKSTANIWLKNGESMLNGNGLPIKEYPNHWKGENGLYCAGLGRRGLAGIAADAKNIANDIKSVIGDMSD, via the exons ATGGAGAATGTTGTAGTGTTGATTGTTGGCGTTGGGCCAGCAGGCCTTGCAACAGCAGCATGCCTTAGCCAATTCTCAATTCCCTATGTCATTGTCGAGCGTGAAAGTTGCAACGCGTCGCTTTGGCACAACCGCGCCTACGATCGCCTCAAGCTGCATCTTGCAAAGGAGTTCTGTGAGTTGCCACACATGTCATACCCACTAGATGCTCCAACATACATACCAAAAACCTTGTTTGTAAAGTACTTAGATGACTATGTTGAGCGTTTCAATATTCAACCCAAGTATCTCACTAGTGTGGAGTCATCCACATTTGACAATGACGAAAAATGTTGGTCCATCGTGGCACATGACATGGCAAAGAGCACAATAGTCAGGTTCACATCAAAGTTTCTTGTTGTGGCAAGTGGTGAGAATAGTGCAGAGAATATTCCAATGATCCCCGGACTGCAAAGTTTTCCGGGTGATGTCATCCACTCCTCAAGCTACAAGTCGGGCAAGAACTACTCTGGCATGAATGCATTGGTCGTTGGATCTGGCAACTCTGGAATGGAAATTGCTTATGACCTTGCGGCCCATGGTGCCAATACTTCAGTTGTTATACGAAGCCCG ATTCATGTAATGACAAAGGAATTAATCCGGTTGGGGATGACACTTGCTCGCCGCCTTCCACTGAATCTAGTGGATAAACTCCTTGTGATGGCGGCAAATTTAATATTTGGAGACCTATCGAGGTATGGCATCAGAAGGCCAAAAATGGGTCCAATGATCGTCAAGTCAAAAACCGGCCGATCTGCTGTTATTGATGTTGGCACTGTTGGGTTAATCAAAAAAGGTATCATCAAA GTACAGGGGAGCATTAGTAAGATGATGGGCGATATAGTTGAATTTCAATGCAGTAAAAAGATATCATTTGACGTGATTGTGTTTGCAACTGGATACAAAAGCACAGCAAATATATGGCTCAAG AATGGTGAGAGCATGTTAAATGGCAATGGACTGCCCATCAAAGAATATCCAAATCATTGGAAAGGTGAAAATGGGCTCTATTGTGCTGGGTTAGGAAGGAGAGGATTGGCTGGTATTGCAGCAGATGCCAAGAATATTGCCAATGACATCAAATCAGTGATAGGCGATATGTCTGACTAA